The following are encoded in a window of Psilocybe cubensis strain MGC-MH-2018 chromosome 4, whole genome shotgun sequence genomic DNA:
- a CDS encoding Beta-catenin-like protein 1 — MDIDQLFKVPKIPTGGIKRKLPDNPTPEMLKKMKMGAPSSTPITSPLSTSGHDDRSSSRKATVEDEEDDENGFAPGGDADYFAEEDDEGRFFGGGLTSEQKEILNIFDKAEDNEIGEDIQDISITQIRKLLLAFERAVNKNQDQRSKYPDDPSKFIDSEADLDSAIKALLPLSQSPILAYPELVRSGTLALITGLLTHENVDIVIDVVDLIYELTDEDAEVDYEDDEYEASQEALKILIEGLVQNSTLELLVDNLSRLNETEEADRQGVFHVLGIFENMIGFNPSLSSNLVSKTKVLPWLLDRIQAKKHDENRGYAAELISILLQDRSDNQTRLGDYNGVEIILKVLSQFRRRDPVDAEETEFMENLFDALCSSLAEDVIKKMFLEAEGPDLMLLMMKEKKESKSRSIKVLDYALSGTSGTPLCETFVEILGLKTLFTAFMGKTVKRQKAAGDVTASEDTGHILGIISSLLTNLPSDSASRIRVMAKFVEGNYEKVEKLLELREGARKRLLVTDAELEKEKQGVLEDTVGNSISPDLEDDFYVRRLEGGLFSLQTIDYILAWLIVEDDGIRTHALRMLDRNNQSLKNILQTLEIYEDHMDDDEVNQTEGSVSRKEILQGLISALHSDQ; from the exons ATGGATATCGACCAACTATTCAAG GTTCCTAAAATTCCTACAGGAGGAATTAAACGAAAACTTCCCGATAATCCTACTCCAGAAATGCttaaaaaaatgaaaatgggGGCTCCTTCATCTACCCCCATAACTTCGCCTCTCTCTACTAGCGGTCATGACGACAGGTCATCTTCCAGGAAAGCTActgtggaagatgaagaagatgatgaaaatggATTTGCCCCTGGGGGAGATGCTGATTATTTCGctgaagaggatgatgaaggcCGCTTTTTTGGAGGTGGTTTGACATCAGAGCAGAAGGAGATTCTCAACATATTCGACAAGGCAGAGGACAATGAGATAGGGGAAGAT ATACAAGATATTTCCATTACTCAAATTCGGAAATTGTTGCTTGCCTTTGAACGTGCTGTCAACAAAAACCAAGACCAGCGTTCAAAATATCCGGATGACCCTTCTAA ATTTATTGATTCGGAGGCGGACCTTGATAGTGCCATTAAGGCTTTACTACCACTTTCTCAGTCCCCAATTTTGGCTTATCCGGAACTCGTGCGATCCGGAACTCTTGCACTTATAACAGGTCTGCTTACCCATGAGAATGTGGATATAGTGATTGATGTCGTTGACCTAATATACGAACTCACTGACGAGGATGCGGAAGTCGACtacgaagacgatgaataTGAAGCATCACAAGAGGCTTTGAAGATCTTAATTGAAGGATTG GTTCAAAATTCAACATTGGAATTACTTGTTGATAATTTATCACGGCTAAATGAAACCGAAGAAGCTGATAGGCAGGGTGTTTTCCATGTCCTCG GGATATTTGAGAACATGATTGGTTTTAACCCCTCTCTGTCATCTAACTTGGTGTCCAAAACCAAAGTACTCCCTTGGCTCCTTGACCGTATCCAAGCGAAGAAACATGATGAAAATCGTGGCTACGCTGCAGAACTTATTTCGATATTGCTGCAAGACAGGTCTGACAATCAAACCCGGCTGGGAGATTATAACGGCGTTGAAATTATTCTTAAAGTCCTCTCG CAATTTCGGCGGCGAGATCCtgtggatgcagaagaaacTGAATTTATGGAAAATCTTTTCGACGCTCTGTGCTCCTCCCTTGCTGAAGATGTTATCAAGAAAATGTTTCTTGAAGCCGAAGGCCCCGATTTGATGCTTCTAATGATGAA agagaaaaaagaatcgAAATCAAGATCCATTAAAGTGCTGGACTATGCTCTATCGGGCACGTCGGGGACACCACTATGTGAGACCTTTGTGGAAATTCTCGGCCTAAAAACGTTATTTACAGCATTCATGGGCAAG ACCGTCAAACGTCAGAAAGCAGCTGGAGATGTTACTGCATCGGAGGATACCGGACACATCCTTGGGATTATATCGTCTTTATTGACAAATCTTCCTTCCGATTCTGCTAGCCGTATTCGAGTCATGGCTAAGTTCGTAGAAGGCAATTATGAAAAAGTTGAGAAATTGCTTGAACTCCGGGAAGGCGCAAGAAAACGCCTGCTGGTTACTGATGCAGaacttgaaaaagaaaaacaa GGTGTATTGGAAGACACAGTGGGAAATAGCATATCACCTGACCTTGAAGATGATTTTTATGTTCGACGTCTTGAAGGCGGCCTGTTCTCTCTGCAAACGATTGATTATATACTGGCGTGGCTGATTGTGGAAGATGATGGA ATTCGAACACATGCTCTGCGAATGCTGGATCGTAACAATCAATCTCTGAAAAATATTTTACAGACACTAGAAATATATGAAGACCAcatggatgatgatgaagtcAATCAGACAGAGGGCTCGGTATCAAGAAAGGAGATTTTACAAGGGCTAATATCTGCTCTACATAGCGATCAGTAG
- a CDS encoding U3 small nucleolar RNA-associated protein 15, translating into MDYQSLVVKTHNRPSTSKHTAESRYWRQFKHPVFVKEYAPITSVHFSPSKPHRYAVTAATRVQIYAPRTQKLTKTISRFKDVARSGCIRGDGKLVVAGDDSGLIQIFDINSRAILRTLDSHKQPVHVTKFSSLSPTHVLSCSDDTTVKLWDVPSQTAVTTFTEHTDYVRAGQISTANHNIILTGSYDGTVRLFDARSGLSEMVMATGDRQEHSDIAPVEQVLMFPSGTVALSTSGPILRVWDIVAGGRCTRALSNHQKTVTALTFNANSDRLLTGSLDQMVKVYDVSTYKVVHTMRYPSPVLCLAISPDDTHILGGMSDGTLSIRRRDPKASEIVQSDQTRLDAPALLHDINIGHGLQHQKLPIKPLMDSSELRVQSQSTRKLKEYDKLLKSFKYSAALDSVLKKNVPPTVTFSLIQELIHRDGLRIALAGRDDVLLEPILRLLSKYISDPRFGELAADVTGLVIDMYTSVIGQAPLIDALFLRLRKKVAAELRFQEEIVRAKGALTMILSSAITPAAR; encoded by the exons ATGGACTACCAATCCCTCGTCGTAAAAACTCATAATCGCCCTTCTACTTCCAAACACACAGCCGAGTCCAGATATTGGAGGCAATTTAAGCATCCCGTCTTCGTAAAAGAATATGCCCCAATCACATCTGTCCACTTTTCTCCCTCAAAACCGCACAGGTACGCTGTGACTGCCGCCACCCGAGTGCAAATATATGCACCCCGCACCCAAAAGCTCACGAAAACAATATCACGATTCAAGGACGTCGCTCGAAGCGGATGTATTCGAGGAGACGGCAAACTCGTAGTAGCTGGTGACGATAGCGGGTTGATACAG ATTTTTGATATTAATTCTCGAGCCATTCTTCGCACACTGGATTCTCATAAGCAACCCGTTCACGTTACCAAATTTTCTTCACTGTCACCAACTCATGTTCTGTCTTGTTCTGACGATACAACTGTCAAGTTATGGGATGTACCCTCGCAAACTGCAGTCACGACGTTCACGGAGCATACAGATTATGTTCGTGCTGGACAAATTTCGACTGCAAAccacaatatcattcttaCCGGTTCCTATGATGGGACAGTCAGATTATTCGACGCACGCTCAGGCCTATCCGAAATGGTTATGGCTACCGGTGATCGACAAGAACACTCAGATATAGCTCCTGTTGAACAGGTTTTGATGTTTCCCTCAGGCACCGTTGCGTTATCGACATCTGGTCCAATTCTTCGAGTCTGGGACATTGTTGCGGGAGGTCGATGTACACGAGCGTTGTCAAATCATCAGAAAACTGTTACTGCTCTTACTTTTAATGCCAATAGTGATCGCCTTCTTACTGGAAGCTTGGATCAAATGGTCAAAGTTTACGATGTCTCCACATATAAGGTTGTTCACACAATGCGATATCCGTCGCCCGTACTTTGTTTGGCTATCTCG CCGGATGACACTCATATACTGGGAGGAATGTCGGACGGCACTCTATCCATTCGAAGGCGAGACCCCAAAGCAAGTGAAATCGTCCAAAGTGACCAGACCCGCCTTGATGCTCCAGCTCTTCTCCATGATATCAATATCGGACACGGTTTGCAACACCAAAAATTGCCCATTAAACCGCTTATGGATTCTTCGGAACTGCGAGTTCAAAGTCAAAGCACAAGAAAATTGAAAGAGTACGACAAGTTGCTCAAGAGCTTCAAATATTCTGCTGCCCTAGATTCAGTGCTTAAAAAG AACGTGCCACCCACTGTGACATTTTCACTGATCCAAGAGCTAATCCACCGTGATGGACTCCGAATAGCTCTTGCTGGACGCGACGATGTTTTGCTTGAACCTATTCTTCGTTTACTTTCGAAATATATTTCTGACCCTCGATTTGGAGAATTAGCAGCTGATGTCACTGGCCTAGTGATTG ACATGTATACATCTGTCATTGGTCAGGCACCTCTTATCGATGCCCTCTTTCTACGGTTACGTAAAAAGGTTGCAGCGGAACTTCGCTTTCAGGAAGAAATTGTGCGAGCAAAAGGTGCTTTAACAATGATTCTGTCATCTGCCATTACACCAGCCGCTAGATAA
- a CDS encoding Translationally-controlled tumor protein-like protein (Translationally-controlled tumor protein homolog): MLLYTDVITSDELFSDAFPLQEVDGIVYEVDCAMVTLGSTNVDIGANPSAEEAEEALEEGAVQVNNVVHSFRLQPTSFDKKSYLVYLKGYMKAIKEHLAEHEPAQVEEFEKGAQAYAKKIIANFKNYEFYTSETMNPDGMVALLNYREDGVTPYFTFWKHGTKTIKL, translated from the exons ATGTTGTTGTACACCGACGTTATCACCTCCGACGAACTTTTCTCTGATGCCTTCCCTTT ACAGGAAGTCGATGGCATCGTCTATGAGGTAGACTGCGCGATGGTCACTCTTGGGAGCACTAATGTTGATATTG GTGCCAACCCCTCTGCTGAGGAAGCCGAAGAAGCGCTTGAGGAGGGAGCTGTTCAAGTCAACAACGTTGTCCACTCCTTCAGACTCCAGCCGACAAGCTTCGACAAGAAATCCTATCTTGTCTATCTTAAG GGATACATGAAGGCAATCAAAGAACATCTGGCTGAACATGAACCAGCTCAAGTCGAGGAGTTCGAGAAAGGCGCTCAAGCTTATGCTAAGAAGATCATAGCTAACTTCAAAAATTACGAATTT TATACCAGTGAAACTATGAATCCCGATGGCATGGTGGCCTTGCTGAACTACCGC GAGGATGGTGTCACGC CATATTTCACTTTCTGGAAGCACGGCACCAAGACAATCAAATTGTAA
- a CDS encoding Gamma-tubulin complex component 3, translated as MPALHREETMYSTASRLREFRIQRGISFLSEHLLVRDTLFLMQGISGKYVRFASSKDDEKTLVFSSDSNIAPPTQALIHRLAELGYLYSRVERFIQERERTSGVGMIEQSLCHYMQAQLTEYYRLIAVLETQLSSFHKEGQKAQETAENLETGLSLRRLDVWVNEWRLRMRMMSVCVEGARGAHGGALVNLIHSYTENGDPFVRKFTDELLEEVSRPFFATLHKWLFSGELYDPFEEFFVSADSSLGHIPYVHPSSLLGGISQFPNDNVFGGLNADNDDLSGVRESGQKLWETKYRFRKDMLPSFVGEPFGRKIFSTGKSLNFIRYSCLDSDWVVTREKMSNTGDTLQYGDINGLERSIDTAYQMASHRLFEVFIEKFKLLEHLSALKSYLLLGHGDFADQLMETLGPSLARPANALYRHNLTANLETAIRSSNAQQDPVDVLRRLDARMLEYSHGEIGWDVFTLEYKVSPPIDTVLDQEAMEKYLKLFKHLWQMKRIEKALDRGWMRITGGAKFFVRLPDLAFDWHKIRIVMTEMIHFIRQLEAYCRLEVIECSWKVLIDFLNKKQGDLDALIDAHRNYLDRTTKKILLWHPKPGKEDMLLRQLIEIFAFILQFREATDNFYNYCLSESARRDQRLDEERGVYTGNNEDRVSDPSGIINRIKDYGSGFSERVQTLVQQLQIHPDLDCRFLAIRLSFSDYYRLKKDQQSAQLKANT; from the exons ATGCCTGCTCTACATCGTGAAGAAACGATGTATTCCACTGCCTCGCGTCTTCGCGAATTCCGCATACAGAGAG gGATATCATTCTTAAGCGAGCATTTGCTGGTTAGAGATACGTTATTTTTAATGCAAGGAATTTCGGGAAAATATGTGCGCTTTGCCTCATCGAAGGATGACGAAAAGACTCTGGTCTTTTCGTCAGACTCC AACATAGCACCACCAACACAAGCACTCATACATCGACTTGCTGAACTTGGCTATCTATACAGCCGGGTTGAAAGATTCATACAGGAGCGGGAACGAACTTCCGGCGTTGGCATGATTGAGCAAAGCCTTTGTCACTATATGCAAGCCCAACTCACTGAATATTACCGTTTGATAGCGGTGTTGGAAACTCAGCTCTCCTCATTCCACAAAGAGGGTCAGAAAGCCCAGGAAACGGCAGAAAATTTGGAGACTGGCCTTTCACTACGAAGGCTTGATGTCTGGGTGAACGAATGGCGACTTAGAATGAGAATGATGAGTGTATGCGTTGAAGGGGCTCGAG GGGCTCATGGAGGCGCCTTGGTTAATCTGATTCATAGCTACACTGAAAATGGGGACCCCTTTGTTAGGAAGTTTACCGATGAGCTCCTTGAAGAG GTGTCTCGACCCTTCTTCGCTACATTGCATAAATGGCTATTTTCTGGAGAGTTGTATGACCCGTTTGAAGAATTTTTTGTTAGCGCAGATTCTAGCCTTGGGCACATACCTTATGTTCACCCGTCTTCATTGTTGGGCGGAATAAGTCAGTTCCCGAATGACAACGTTTTTGGGGGGCTTAATGCAGACAACGACGATCTATCTGGTGTAAGGGAGAGCGGCCAAAAACTTTGGGAAACGAAATATCGGTTCCGAAAGGACATGCTCCCATCGTTTGTTGGAGAACCTTTTGGAAGAAAA ATTTTTTCAACTGGAAAAAGTTTGAATTTTATTCGATACAGCTGCTTGGACAGTGATTGGGTAGTTACACGAGAAAAAATGAGCAATACTGGCGACA CTTTGCAGTACGGTGACATCAATGGTCTCGAGAGATCGATTGATACTGCGTACCAGATGGCTAGCCATCGCTTGTTTGAAGTATTCATCGAAAAATTCAAACTATTAGAACATCTCTCGGCTTTGAAGAGCTATTTGCTTCTTGGACATGGCGATTTTGCAGATCAATTGATGGAAACTCTCGG CCCAAGTCTGGCTCGCCCTGCCAATGCGCTTTACAGACACAATTTGACAGCGAATTTGGAAACGGCTATCCGCTCTTCCAATGCCCAACAAGATCCAGTGGATGTGCTGCGACGATTAGACGCTCGGATGCTCGAGTATTCTCATGGGGAAATAGGGTGGGATGTTTTTACCCTGGAGTACAAAGTCAGTCCACCAATCGACACAGTATTAGACCAAGAGGCGATGGAGAAATACCTTAAACTGTTTAAGCACCTATGGCaaatgaaaagaatagaaaAGGCACTTGACAGAGGCTGGATGAGAATAACAGGAGGTGCAAAATTCTTTGTCCGTTTGCCTG ATTTGGCATTCGATTGGCATAAAATTCGAATTGTCATGACTGAGATGATTCATTTTATCAGACAGCTAGAGGCCTATTGTCGTCTTGAAGTCATTGAATGTTCGTGGAAGGTTCTCATTGACTTTTTAAACAAGAAACAAGGGGATCTCGACGCCTTGATTGACGCTCATCGGAACTACCTTGATCGGACAACGAAAAAAATACTTCTATGGCATCCGAAACCTGGCAAGGAG GATATGCTTTTGCGCCAATTGATAGAAATATTCGCGTTTATTTTACAGTTCCGAGAGGCTACG GACAATTTTTACAACTATTGCTTATCAGAATCCGCTCGCAGAGATCAACGATTGGATGAAGAGCGC GGCGTTTACACGGGGAACAATGAAGATCGAGTTTCGGACCCATCGGGAATAATAAACCGTATAAAAGATTACGGTTCTGGATTCTCTGAAAGAGTTCAAACTTTAGTCCAGCAGCTCCAAATACACCCCGACCTAGATTGCCGTTTCCTCGCCATCCGTCTCTCCTTTTCCGACTATTACCGATTAAAGAAAGACCAACAATCTGCACAATTGAAGGCCAATACATAA
- a CDS encoding Protein disulfide-isomerase, with amino-acid sequence MRYSTPASLLAFAAFVLANEAASDVISLTAANFESTVEAEPLLLVEFFAPWCGHCKALAPHYEEAATALKEKNIKLAKVDCVDEADLCQSKGIQGYPTLKVYRKGEATDYTGPRKTDGIISYMIKQSLPAVSEVTAENHEEFTKSDKIVAIAYLATSTDAPAAEFSATANSHRDDYLFGLTTDKAAIEAAGVTPPTVVVYRSFDEPKSEYPYPISSLTKKDLEEWVKELAIPILDEVNGENYAIYAGSPKPLAYLFIDPSLDDKEDHIAALKPVAAKYKSKMNFVWIDAVKFGDHAKALNLAEAKWPAFVIQDLVKQLKYPFDQSKDVSADGAADWVEQYLDGKLQPQLKSQPIPETQDEPVFTLVGKNFEETVFDDSKDVFVEFYASWCGHCKRLKPIWDNLGEKYAAIKDRLVIAKMEAQENDLPPSIPFRISGFPTLKFKPAGSRDFIDYEGDRSFESLVSFVEEHAKNSLDLPVAEESAQVPLEAGNVTGGETASHDEL; translated from the exons TCTTTGCGCCATG GTGTGGCCATTGCAAAGCTTTGGCTCCTCATTACGAGGAGGCTGCTACCGCTCTCAAAGAGAAGAACATCAAGCTTGCCAAGGTTGACTGTGTCGACGAAGCCGACCTCTGTCAGTCAAAAGGAATCCAAGGATACCC TACCCTCAAAGTCTACCGAAAAGGCGAGGCCACTGATTACACCGGCCCGCGCAAAACAGATGGTATCATCAGCTACATGATCAA ACAATCTCTCCCTGCTGTTTCTGAAGTCACCGCCGAGAATCACGAAGAGTTCACAAAATCTGACAAAATTGTTGCCATCGCTTACCTCGCCACTTCCACTGACGCCCCTGCTGCTGAATTCAGCGCAACTGCTAACTCTCATCGTGATGACTACCTCTTCGGTTTGACGACCGATAAGGCTGCCATTGAGGCTGCCGGTGTCACTCCCCCCACTGTTGTTGTATACCGCTCCTTCGACGAGCCAAAATCGGAATACCCTTACCCTATTTCTTCCCTTACCAAAAAAGATCTCGAGGAGTGGGTGAAGGAGCTCGCTATCCCTATTCTTGACGAAGTCAATGGCGAAAACTATGCCATTTACGCTGGCAGCCCCAAGCCCCTGGCCTATCTGTTTATTGACCCCAGTCTCGACGACAAGGAGGACCATATCGCCGCACTCAAGCCTGTCGCTGCCAAATACAAGTCCAAGATGAACTTTGTTTGGATCGATGCTGTCAAGTTCGGTGACCATGCTAAAGCTCTCAACCTCGCTGAAGCCAAGTGGCCCGCATTCGTTATCCAAGACTTGGTCAAGCAGCTCAAGTACCCCTTCGACCAGTCGAAAGATGTCTCCGCCGACGGTGCTGCTGACTGGGTTGAGCAATATCTCGATGGAAAGCTCCAACCTCAACTTAAGAGCCAGCCTATTCCTGAGACCCAGGACGAACCTGTTTTCACACTGGTCGGGAAGAACTTTGAGGAGACTGTTTTCGACGACAGCAAGGACGTCTTTGTCGAATTTTATGCTTCATG GTGTGGTCACTGCAAACGCCTCAAGCCCATCTGGGACAACCTGGGCGAGAAATACGCTGCCATCAAGGACCGTCTTGTCAT TGCCAAGATGGAAGCTCAAGAAAATGATCTACCGCCCTCTATCCCTTTCCGCATCTCTGGATTCCCCACTCTCAAGTTCAAACCCGCCGGTTCTCGTGACTTCATCGATTATGAGGGTGACCGCTCTTTTGAGAGTTTGGTTTCATTCGTTGAAGAGCACGCTAAGAATTCCCTTGACCTTCCCGTAGCTGAGGAATCCGCTCAAGTTCCTTTGGAAGCCGGAAATGTTACGGGTGGCGAAACTGCCTCTCATGACGAGCTCTAG